A genomic region of Cyprinus carpio isolate SPL01 chromosome B13, ASM1834038v1, whole genome shotgun sequence contains the following coding sequences:
- the rtn4b gene encoding reticulon-4b isoform X2 → MEEADKVSSTAPPDGAPRDIIMNEAAAVAPTPTDETLRSAEEHSPENTNRTNLTTAEITSAPRITEETSAPEKTSAPRITEETSAPEMTEVTSTAQTTEENITAQKTEVTAPQTTEENITPQISEDASAPEMTEETITPQTTEETTTAQKTEENITPEKTEITSAPEMTEDSLTTQIAEISSTWQITEETSRPEPAEDRFTPAAGEEPPEAAAAAAAPPETPSSCSEPQPREESLTAPQQEEEAPRGSLSEPESSRHAASEHREPSPSHEPEPSVAAAAVAPALLQFPPDRYDSPPIASRASASLAMDPLGHKDSAASDPDVLSQSNDDFMFEMKKSPFQSFPPVSDNLEEATAARRSVEVSESPSPDLVQDAYDEGHVLSEELKPETDADAPVSLSYAPSDLYSNITTASDDRPTSLPDILKSSPMNPEKLDSGSSEGSPDFSPVHRSVDDSPNSPFPANNTFAFDTKNLLLKEMAEETEARAVERAKTEVENNSKQSFTAFDLVKETDVPLKSDDLLKDKEVISQSEVQMADRFECLGFPGEPSDSESPSADSFSPVLDAVTQEPSEQERRAIQGAMDTAEEASEQEVSSEEFEFVERPPRGAAEEFLEMQDSLAFSKPSEMLQDEDQSPKLEPQEAADHTPTIKDADKQSSYHLLTQASDKPFPARGKAGLESDFQEISPAPVICPPVDKPGAEEKEAEGSMCDLRATAVLELLYWRDVRASGLVLGCSLFLLLSLLSCSIISVLSYSSLALLSLTLSFRTYRGVLQAIQKSDEGHPFKQYLAQDVFLSKDVVQRHSDMVLSRINGALKELRRLFLVEDLIDSLKFAAFLWVLTYIGAWFNGLTLLILGLIGAFSGPIVYERHQTQIDQFIFKLKSRVKDVTGQIQAKVPGAKKKSE, encoded by the exons ATGGAAGAAGCAGATAAAGTTTCCTCCACTGCACCACCCGATGGAGCTCCGCGCGATATCATCATGAATGAAGCCGCTGCAGTGGCTCCGACACCGACAGACGAGACGCTGCGCAGCGCGGAGGAGCATTCACCGGAGAACACTAACCGTACGAACCTTACTACTGCAGAGATAACTAGTGCTCCACGGATTACTGAAGAAACTAGTGCTCCAGAGAAAACTAGTGCTCCACGGATTACTGAAGAAACTAGTGCTCCAGAG ATGACTGAGGTTACTAGTACTGCACAGACAACTGAAGAAAACATTACTGCACAAAAAACTGAGGTAACTGCTCCACAGACGACTGAAGAAAACATTACTCCACAAATATCTGAAGATGCCAGTGCTCCAGAGATGACTGAAGAAACTATTACTCCACAGACGACCGAAGAAACCACTACTGCACAGAAAACTGAAGAAAACATTACTCCAGAGAAAACTGAGATAACTAGTGCTCCAGAGATGACTGAAGACAGCTTGACTACCCAGATAGCTGAAATAAGCAGCACCTGGCAGATAACGGAGGAAACTAGCCGTCCAGAGCCAGCAGAAGACCGCTTTACTCCAGCTGCTGGTGAAGAGCCtccagaagcagcagcagcagcagcagctcctcCAGAGACACCATCCTCCTGCTCTGAGCCGCAGCCGCGGGAGGAGAGCCTGACCGCCccgcagcaggaggaggaggccCCCCGAGGATCTCTCTCAGAGCCGGAGAGCAGCAGACACGCCGCGTCGGAGCACCGAGAGCCCTCACCATCCC ATGAACCTGAACcctctgttgctgctgctgccgtCGCTCCTGCTCTCCTTCAGTTTCCACCAG ACCGCTACGATTCTCCACCCATAGCTTCACGGGCCAGCGCTAGTCTTGCTATGGATCCATTGGGACATAAGGACTCGGCAGCGTCTGACCCGGATGTGCTGAGCCAGTCCAATGACGACTTCATGTTCGAAATGAAAAAGAGTCCATTCCAGTCATTTCCCCCTGTGAGCGACAACCTCGAGGAGGCCACTGCTGCCAGGAGATCAGTGGAGGTGTCTGAGAGTCCGTCTCCAGACCTGGTTCAAGACGCATACGATGAAGGCCATGTGCTGTCCGAGGAGCTCAAACCGGAGACTGATGCTGATGCGCCGGTCTCCCTTTCATACGCACCATCTGACCTTTATTCAAACATCACCACGGCATCTGACGACCGACCAACGTCTCTCCCAGATATTCTCAAATCTTCTCCGATGAACCCTGAGAAACTGGACTCGGGCTCGTCAGAAGGAAGCCCTGATTTCAGCCCAGTTCACAGAAGTGTGGACGATTCCCCAAATTCCCCGTTCCCTGCTAACAATACCTTTGCATTTGACACCAAGAACTTACTGCTGAAGGAGATGGCTGAAGAGACGGAGGCCAGAGCTGTGGAGAGGGCCAAGACGGAAGTGGAGAACAACTCCAAGCAAAGTTTCACCGCTTTCGATCTTGTGAAAGAGACAGACGTGCCGCTGAAGAGCGATGACCTTCTGAAGGACAAAGAGGTGATCAGCCAGAGCGAAGTTCAGATGGCTGACAGATTTGAGTGTCTCGGCTTCCCCGGCGAGCCATCTGATTCTGAGAGTCCGTCTGCAGACTCCTTCTCCCCGGTGCTGGATGCAGTCACGCAGGAGCCGTCGGAGCAGGAGCGGCGAGCCATCCAGGGGGCGATGGACACCGCCGAGGAGGCATCAGAGCAGGAGGTCTCATCTGAAGAGTTCGAGTTTGTGGAGCGGCCGCCGCGAGGAGCCGCTGAGGAGTTTCTGGAAATGCAAGATAGCCTGGCCTTCAGTAAACCCTCAGAAATGCTGCAGGATGAAGACCAATCTCCTAAACTGGAGCCTCAGGAGGCAGCAGACCACACGCCTACGATCAAAGATGCAGACAAACAAAGCTCTTACCATCTCCTTACACAGGCGTCCGACAAACCTTTTCCTGCGAGAGGTAAAGCGGGCCTGGAGTCTGATTTCCAGGAAATCTCCCCAGCTCCTGTAATCTGTCCTCCAGTGGATAAACCCGGAGCCGAGGAGAAGGAAGCTGAAGGCAGCATGTGTGACTTGAGAGCAACGGCAG tgctgGAGCTGCTGTACTGGCGGGATGTGAGGGCCAGCGGGCTGGTGTTGGGCTGCAGCCTcttcctcctgctctctctcctcAGCTGCAGCATCATCAGTGTCCTGTCCTACTCCTCACTGGCCCTGCTTTCGCTCACCCTCTCCTTCAGGACTTACAGGGGAGTCCTGCAGGCCATCCAGAAGTCTGATGAGGGGCATCCATTCAA ACAGTACCTGGCTCAGGATGTATTTCTGTCTAAAGATGTGGTGCAGAGGCACAGTGACATGGTTCTGAGCCGGATTAACGGTGCGCTGAAGGAGCTGCGGCGTCTGTTTCTGGTGGAGGACCTGATCGACTCGCTGAAG
- the rtn4b gene encoding reticulon-4b isoform X3 — protein sequence MEEADKVSSTAPPDGAPRDIIMNEAAAVAPTPTDETLRSAEEHSPENTNRTNLTTAEITSAPEITSAPQSTGETSAPEMTEVTSTAQTTEENITAQKTEVTAPQTTEENITPQISEDASAPEMTEETITPQTTEETTTAQKTEENITPEKTEITSAPEMTEDSLTTQIAEISSTWQITEETSRPEPAEDRFTPAAGEEPPEAAAAAAAPPETPSSCSEPQPREESLTAPQQEEEAPRGSLSEPESSRHAASEHREPSPSHEPEPSVAAAAVAPALLQFPPDRYDSPPIASRASASLAMDPLGHKDSAASDPDVLSQSNDDFMFEMKKSPFQSFPPVSDNLEEATAARRSVEVSESPSPDLVQDAYDEGHVLSEELKPETDADAPVSLSYAPSDLYSNITTASDDRPTSLPDILKSSPMNPEKLDSGSSEGSPDFSPVHRSVDDSPNSPFPANNTFAFDTKNLLLKEMAEETEARAVERAKTEVENNSKQSFTAFDLVKETDVPLKSDDLLKDKEVISQSEVQMADRFECLGFPGEPSDSESPSADSFSPVLDAVTQEPSEQERRAIQGAMDTAEEASEQEVSSEEFEFVERPPRGAAEEFLEMQDSLAFSKPSEMLQDEDQSPKLEPQEAADHTPTIKDADKQSSYHLLTQASDKPFPARGKAGLESDFQEISPAPVICPPVDKPGAEEKEAEGSMCDLRATAVLELLYWRDVRASGLVLGCSLFLLLSLLSCSIISVLSYSSLALLSLTLSFRTYRGVLQAIQKSDEGHPFKQYLAQDVFLSKDVVQRHSDMVLSRINGALKELRRLFLVEDLIDSLKFAAFLWVLTYIGAWFNGLTLLILGLIGAFSGPIVYERHQTQIDQFIFKLKSRVKDVTGQIQAKVPGAKKKSE from the exons ATGGAAGAAGCAGATAAAGTTTCCTCCACTGCACCACCCGATGGAGCTCCGCGCGATATCATCATGAATGAAGCCGCTGCAGTGGCTCCGACACCGACAGACGAGACGCTGCGCAGCGCGGAGGAGCATTCACCGGAGAACACTAACCGTACGAACCTTACTACTGCAGAGAT AACTAGTGCTCCAGAGATAACTAGTGCTCCACAGTCGACTGGAGAAACTAGTGCTCCAGAGATGACTGAGGTTACTAGTACTGCACAGACAACTGAAGAAAACATTACTGCACAAAAAACTGAGGTAACTGCTCCACAGACGACTGAAGAAAACATTACTCCACAAATATCTGAAGATGCCAGTGCTCCAGAGATGACTGAAGAAACTATTACTCCACAGACGACCGAAGAAACCACTACTGCACAGAAAACTGAAGAAAACATTACTCCAGAGAAAACTGAGATAACTAGTGCTCCAGAGATGACTGAAGACAGCTTGACTACCCAGATAGCTGAAATAAGCAGCACCTGGCAGATAACGGAGGAAACTAGCCGTCCAGAGCCAGCAGAAGACCGCTTTACTCCAGCTGCTGGTGAAGAGCCtccagaagcagcagcagcagcagcagctcctcCAGAGACACCATCCTCCTGCTCTGAGCCGCAGCCGCGGGAGGAGAGCCTGACCGCCccgcagcaggaggaggaggccCCCCGAGGATCTCTCTCAGAGCCGGAGAGCAGCAGACACGCCGCGTCGGAGCACCGAGAGCCCTCACCATCCC ATGAACCTGAACcctctgttgctgctgctgccgtCGCTCCTGCTCTCCTTCAGTTTCCACCAG ACCGCTACGATTCTCCACCCATAGCTTCACGGGCCAGCGCTAGTCTTGCTATGGATCCATTGGGACATAAGGACTCGGCAGCGTCTGACCCGGATGTGCTGAGCCAGTCCAATGACGACTTCATGTTCGAAATGAAAAAGAGTCCATTCCAGTCATTTCCCCCTGTGAGCGACAACCTCGAGGAGGCCACTGCTGCCAGGAGATCAGTGGAGGTGTCTGAGAGTCCGTCTCCAGACCTGGTTCAAGACGCATACGATGAAGGCCATGTGCTGTCCGAGGAGCTCAAACCGGAGACTGATGCTGATGCGCCGGTCTCCCTTTCATACGCACCATCTGACCTTTATTCAAACATCACCACGGCATCTGACGACCGACCAACGTCTCTCCCAGATATTCTCAAATCTTCTCCGATGAACCCTGAGAAACTGGACTCGGGCTCGTCAGAAGGAAGCCCTGATTTCAGCCCAGTTCACAGAAGTGTGGACGATTCCCCAAATTCCCCGTTCCCTGCTAACAATACCTTTGCATTTGACACCAAGAACTTACTGCTGAAGGAGATGGCTGAAGAGACGGAGGCCAGAGCTGTGGAGAGGGCCAAGACGGAAGTGGAGAACAACTCCAAGCAAAGTTTCACCGCTTTCGATCTTGTGAAAGAGACAGACGTGCCGCTGAAGAGCGATGACCTTCTGAAGGACAAAGAGGTGATCAGCCAGAGCGAAGTTCAGATGGCTGACAGATTTGAGTGTCTCGGCTTCCCCGGCGAGCCATCTGATTCTGAGAGTCCGTCTGCAGACTCCTTCTCCCCGGTGCTGGATGCAGTCACGCAGGAGCCGTCGGAGCAGGAGCGGCGAGCCATCCAGGGGGCGATGGACACCGCCGAGGAGGCATCAGAGCAGGAGGTCTCATCTGAAGAGTTCGAGTTTGTGGAGCGGCCGCCGCGAGGAGCCGCTGAGGAGTTTCTGGAAATGCAAGATAGCCTGGCCTTCAGTAAACCCTCAGAAATGCTGCAGGATGAAGACCAATCTCCTAAACTGGAGCCTCAGGAGGCAGCAGACCACACGCCTACGATCAAAGATGCAGACAAACAAAGCTCTTACCATCTCCTTACACAGGCGTCCGACAAACCTTTTCCTGCGAGAGGTAAAGCGGGCCTGGAGTCTGATTTCCAGGAAATCTCCCCAGCTCCTGTAATCTGTCCTCCAGTGGATAAACCCGGAGCCGAGGAGAAGGAAGCTGAAGGCAGCATGTGTGACTTGAGAGCAACGGCAG tgctgGAGCTGCTGTACTGGCGGGATGTGAGGGCCAGCGGGCTGGTGTTGGGCTGCAGCCTcttcctcctgctctctctcctcAGCTGCAGCATCATCAGTGTCCTGTCCTACTCCTCACTGGCCCTGCTTTCGCTCACCCTCTCCTTCAGGACTTACAGGGGAGTCCTGCAGGCCATCCAGAAGTCTGATGAGGGGCATCCATTCAA ACAGTACCTGGCTCAGGATGTATTTCTGTCTAAAGATGTGGTGCAGAGGCACAGTGACATGGTTCTGAGCCGGATTAACGGTGCGCTGAAGGAGCTGCGGCGTCTGTTTCTGGTGGAGGACCTGATCGACTCGCTGAAG
- the rtn4b gene encoding reticulon-4b isoform X1, with product MEEADKVSSTAPPDGAPRDIIMNEAAAVAPTPTDETLRSAEEHSPENTNRTNLTTAEITSAPRITEETSAPEKTSAPRITEETSAPEITSAPQSTGETSAPEMTEVTSTAQTTEENITAQKTEVTAPQTTEENITPQISEDASAPEMTEETITPQTTEETTTAQKTEENITPEKTEITSAPEMTEDSLTTQIAEISSTWQITEETSRPEPAEDRFTPAAGEEPPEAAAAAAAPPETPSSCSEPQPREESLTAPQQEEEAPRGSLSEPESSRHAASEHREPSPSHEPEPSVAAAAVAPALLQFPPDRYDSPPIASRASASLAMDPLGHKDSAASDPDVLSQSNDDFMFEMKKSPFQSFPPVSDNLEEATAARRSVEVSESPSPDLVQDAYDEGHVLSEELKPETDADAPVSLSYAPSDLYSNITTASDDRPTSLPDILKSSPMNPEKLDSGSSEGSPDFSPVHRSVDDSPNSPFPANNTFAFDTKNLLLKEMAEETEARAVERAKTEVENNSKQSFTAFDLVKETDVPLKSDDLLKDKEVISQSEVQMADRFECLGFPGEPSDSESPSADSFSPVLDAVTQEPSEQERRAIQGAMDTAEEASEQEVSSEEFEFVERPPRGAAEEFLEMQDSLAFSKPSEMLQDEDQSPKLEPQEAADHTPTIKDADKQSSYHLLTQASDKPFPARGKAGLESDFQEISPAPVICPPVDKPGAEEKEAEGSMCDLRATAVLELLYWRDVRASGLVLGCSLFLLLSLLSCSIISVLSYSSLALLSLTLSFRTYRGVLQAIQKSDEGHPFKQYLAQDVFLSKDVVQRHSDMVLSRINGALKELRRLFLVEDLIDSLKFAAFLWVLTYIGAWFNGLTLLILGLIGAFSGPIVYERHQTQIDQFIFKLKSRVKDVTGQIQAKVPGAKKKSE from the exons ATGGAAGAAGCAGATAAAGTTTCCTCCACTGCACCACCCGATGGAGCTCCGCGCGATATCATCATGAATGAAGCCGCTGCAGTGGCTCCGACACCGACAGACGAGACGCTGCGCAGCGCGGAGGAGCATTCACCGGAGAACACTAACCGTACGAACCTTACTACTGCAGAGATAACTAGTGCTCCACGGATTACTGAAGAAACTAGTGCTCCAGAGAAAACTAGTGCTCCACGGATTACTGAAGAAACTAGTGCTCCAGAGATAACTAGTGCTCCACAGTCGACTGGAGAAACTAGTGCTCCAGAGATGACTGAGGTTACTAGTACTGCACAGACAACTGAAGAAAACATTACTGCACAAAAAACTGAGGTAACTGCTCCACAGACGACTGAAGAAAACATTACTCCACAAATATCTGAAGATGCCAGTGCTCCAGAGATGACTGAAGAAACTATTACTCCACAGACGACCGAAGAAACCACTACTGCACAGAAAACTGAAGAAAACATTACTCCAGAGAAAACTGAGATAACTAGTGCTCCAGAGATGACTGAAGACAGCTTGACTACCCAGATAGCTGAAATAAGCAGCACCTGGCAGATAACGGAGGAAACTAGCCGTCCAGAGCCAGCAGAAGACCGCTTTACTCCAGCTGCTGGTGAAGAGCCtccagaagcagcagcagcagcagcagctcctcCAGAGACACCATCCTCCTGCTCTGAGCCGCAGCCGCGGGAGGAGAGCCTGACCGCCccgcagcaggaggaggaggccCCCCGAGGATCTCTCTCAGAGCCGGAGAGCAGCAGACACGCCGCGTCGGAGCACCGAGAGCCCTCACCATCCC ATGAACCTGAACcctctgttgctgctgctgccgtCGCTCCTGCTCTCCTTCAGTTTCCACCAG ACCGCTACGATTCTCCACCCATAGCTTCACGGGCCAGCGCTAGTCTTGCTATGGATCCATTGGGACATAAGGACTCGGCAGCGTCTGACCCGGATGTGCTGAGCCAGTCCAATGACGACTTCATGTTCGAAATGAAAAAGAGTCCATTCCAGTCATTTCCCCCTGTGAGCGACAACCTCGAGGAGGCCACTGCTGCCAGGAGATCAGTGGAGGTGTCTGAGAGTCCGTCTCCAGACCTGGTTCAAGACGCATACGATGAAGGCCATGTGCTGTCCGAGGAGCTCAAACCGGAGACTGATGCTGATGCGCCGGTCTCCCTTTCATACGCACCATCTGACCTTTATTCAAACATCACCACGGCATCTGACGACCGACCAACGTCTCTCCCAGATATTCTCAAATCTTCTCCGATGAACCCTGAGAAACTGGACTCGGGCTCGTCAGAAGGAAGCCCTGATTTCAGCCCAGTTCACAGAAGTGTGGACGATTCCCCAAATTCCCCGTTCCCTGCTAACAATACCTTTGCATTTGACACCAAGAACTTACTGCTGAAGGAGATGGCTGAAGAGACGGAGGCCAGAGCTGTGGAGAGGGCCAAGACGGAAGTGGAGAACAACTCCAAGCAAAGTTTCACCGCTTTCGATCTTGTGAAAGAGACAGACGTGCCGCTGAAGAGCGATGACCTTCTGAAGGACAAAGAGGTGATCAGCCAGAGCGAAGTTCAGATGGCTGACAGATTTGAGTGTCTCGGCTTCCCCGGCGAGCCATCTGATTCTGAGAGTCCGTCTGCAGACTCCTTCTCCCCGGTGCTGGATGCAGTCACGCAGGAGCCGTCGGAGCAGGAGCGGCGAGCCATCCAGGGGGCGATGGACACCGCCGAGGAGGCATCAGAGCAGGAGGTCTCATCTGAAGAGTTCGAGTTTGTGGAGCGGCCGCCGCGAGGAGCCGCTGAGGAGTTTCTGGAAATGCAAGATAGCCTGGCCTTCAGTAAACCCTCAGAAATGCTGCAGGATGAAGACCAATCTCCTAAACTGGAGCCTCAGGAGGCAGCAGACCACACGCCTACGATCAAAGATGCAGACAAACAAAGCTCTTACCATCTCCTTACACAGGCGTCCGACAAACCTTTTCCTGCGAGAGGTAAAGCGGGCCTGGAGTCTGATTTCCAGGAAATCTCCCCAGCTCCTGTAATCTGTCCTCCAGTGGATAAACCCGGAGCCGAGGAGAAGGAAGCTGAAGGCAGCATGTGTGACTTGAGAGCAACGGCAG tgctgGAGCTGCTGTACTGGCGGGATGTGAGGGCCAGCGGGCTGGTGTTGGGCTGCAGCCTcttcctcctgctctctctcctcAGCTGCAGCATCATCAGTGTCCTGTCCTACTCCTCACTGGCCCTGCTTTCGCTCACCCTCTCCTTCAGGACTTACAGGGGAGTCCTGCAGGCCATCCAGAAGTCTGATGAGGGGCATCCATTCAA ACAGTACCTGGCTCAGGATGTATTTCTGTCTAAAGATGTGGTGCAGAGGCACAGTGACATGGTTCTGAGCCGGATTAACGGTGCGCTGAAGGAGCTGCGGCGTCTGTTTCTGGTGGAGGACCTGATCGACTCGCTGAAG